The following coding sequences lie in one Chthonomonadales bacterium genomic window:
- a CDS encoding OmpH family outer membrane protein: MPQSPGWWRALIASAIIVCLAFAVSASGQSGKSGGFATVDVQKVTDGYKAMQLVQTDLKARQASSQAKLARRDSMPFLTEEEQVELDKLTDKAPASRSAADSARIKELTDKGARLGAEIDALRQKPDKDLSDADRQRIKDAAAAFDKAKQAFAALKETEDNSLREFAVSNQEALMKNFRSAVGKVATDKGISIVFDGQVALYAGTDLTAAVLAELNKK; the protein is encoded by the coding sequence ATGCCGCAGTCCCCTGGGTGGTGGAGGGCCCTGATCGCGTCCGCCATCATCGTTTGCCTCGCGTTCGCAGTCAGCGCCTCGGGCCAGTCGGGCAAGTCCGGCGGCTTCGCCACCGTCGACGTTCAGAAGGTGACCGACGGCTATAAGGCCATGCAGCTCGTCCAGACGGATCTGAAGGCCCGGCAAGCCAGTTCGCAGGCCAAGCTCGCCCGCCGCGATTCCATGCCCTTCCTCACCGAGGAGGAGCAGGTGGAACTCGACAAGCTGACCGACAAGGCACCGGCGAGCCGCTCCGCCGCCGACAGCGCGCGAATCAAGGAACTCACGGACAAGGGCGCCCGGCTCGGCGCCGAGATCGACGCCCTGCGCCAGAAGCCGGACAAAGACCTCTCCGACGCCGACCGCCAGCGCATCAAGGACGCCGCCGCGGCCTTTGACAAGGCGAAGCAGGCATTCGCGGCACTTAAAGAGACCGAGGACAACAGCCTCCGCGAGTTCGCCGTCTCCAACCAGGAAGCGCTGATGAAGAACTTCCGCTCTGCCGTGGGCAAGGTGGCCACGGACAAGGGCATCTCGATCGTGTTCGACGGCCAGGTAGCGCTCTATGCGGGCACGGATCTTACGGCCGCGGTTCTGGCTGAGCTCAACAAGAAGTAG
- a CDS encoding BamA/TamA family outer membrane protein produces MSGVGRRRLVRLAAACIALAGWLVPLLAAAQPQPAQPQPAQPQPAQPQPAQPQPAQPQPAQPQPAQPQPAQPQPPKIVDIVVVGNKSINRESIVATSGLKVGDPLTQASLDEAKRRLLLTQNFGANHPDNPEAGVTVQAQIEGEAAKVVIEVDENDVVRGINITGTGPVRAAIIRDLLQTTEGRVLNMGTLRSDIDRIQTYYTDHGYQAFVSSDISFNNGILTLPIVVGRIGQVRITGLKKTKEFVVTREMSQKSGEYFNIDQFRKDYTRIYNTGLFEDVSPTIGQPSPGVVDLNLSMQEKRTGTVSVFVGYSSRNQLVGGAEVGESNFLGRGQQISLRWDTGGLANRSGFEVGFTEPWLDKRHTSLSVNLYDKTVYRFAQRISSPDTPTNSTDYYEVRTGGQVMVSRPFSETYRGYVGLRYDNVRVPPLDLNPTDAAALQNGPLAAVNFRVTHNTRDVDLDPASGGYELYSLDVGQADLKPVRTTGGSTPVGGVFGTVTFQKYQADARRYFSLQGARKNLKDRRNVIALRLVLGTSTGTLPFFEQYFVGGAETLRGYNEDRFWGKNMFLGSVEYRAPLANALTGVLFADIGDAWGGAYENVRFQGFAQHAGFSPSLGLGLGLRVVTPIGPIRIDQGFGREGAKTHFSIGHVF; encoded by the coding sequence GTGAGTGGAGTTGGTAGACGCAGGCTGGTTCGGCTGGCTGCCGCGTGTATCGCCCTGGCCGGCTGGCTCGTGCCTCTGCTGGCGGCCGCCCAGCCACAGCCCGCCCAGCCACAGCCCGCCCAGCCGCAGCCTGCCCAGCCACAGCCCGCCCAGCCGCAGCCCGCCCAGCCACAGCCCGCCCAGCCGCAGCCCGCCCAGCCGCAGCCCGCCCAGCCACAGCCACCGAAGATCGTGGATATCGTGGTAGTCGGCAACAAGAGCATCAACCGCGAGTCCATCGTCGCTACGTCGGGCCTGAAGGTCGGCGACCCGCTCACACAGGCATCGCTCGATGAGGCCAAGCGGCGGCTCCTTCTCACACAGAACTTCGGCGCCAACCATCCCGATAACCCGGAAGCGGGCGTCACCGTTCAGGCCCAGATCGAGGGCGAGGCCGCCAAGGTCGTGATCGAGGTCGACGAGAACGACGTCGTGCGCGGCATCAACATCACCGGCACCGGCCCCGTGAGAGCGGCCATCATTCGCGACCTGCTCCAGACCACGGAGGGCCGCGTGCTCAACATGGGCACGCTGCGCAGCGACATCGACCGCATCCAGACCTACTACACGGACCACGGGTATCAGGCCTTCGTCTCCAGCGACATCTCGTTCAACAACGGAATCCTGACGCTGCCAATCGTGGTGGGCCGCATCGGCCAGGTGCGGATCACCGGGCTCAAGAAGACCAAGGAGTTCGTGGTCACGCGCGAAATGTCGCAGAAGTCCGGGGAGTACTTCAACATCGACCAGTTTCGCAAGGACTACACTCGCATCTACAATACGGGCCTCTTCGAGGACGTTTCGCCGACCATCGGCCAGCCCTCCCCGGGCGTGGTCGACCTCAACCTGAGCATGCAGGAGAAGCGCACGGGCACCGTGTCGGTATTTGTGGGCTACAGCAGCCGCAACCAGCTGGTCGGTGGCGCCGAGGTGGGGGAGAGCAACTTCCTGGGCCGCGGCCAGCAGATCAGCCTGCGCTGGGATACAGGCGGCCTCGCCAACCGCAGCGGGTTTGAGGTCGGCTTCACGGAGCCCTGGCTGGATAAGCGGCACACCTCGCTCTCGGTGAACCTCTACGACAAGACGGTGTACCGCTTCGCCCAGCGCATCAGTAGCCCGGACACGCCAACCAACAGCACGGACTACTACGAGGTGCGCACCGGTGGCCAAGTGATGGTCTCTCGACCGTTCAGCGAGACCTACCGCGGCTACGTGGGGCTCCGGTACGACAATGTGCGCGTGCCGCCGCTCGACCTGAACCCGACGGACGCCGCCGCGCTGCAGAACGGTCCTCTCGCCGCCGTCAACTTCCGCGTAACCCACAACACGCGCGATGTTGACCTGGATCCTGCTTCCGGCGGCTACGAGCTCTACAGCCTGGACGTCGGGCAAGCCGACCTCAAGCCGGTGCGGACGACGGGTGGCTCCACGCCGGTCGGTGGCGTCTTCGGAACGGTGACCTTCCAGAAGTACCAGGCCGACGCTCGCCGCTACTTCAGCCTCCAGGGGGCGCGCAAGAACCTGAAGGACCGACGCAACGTGATCGCCCTGCGCCTGGTGCTCGGCACCTCGACGGGCACGCTGCCCTTCTTTGAGCAGTACTTCGTGGGCGGCGCCGAGACGCTTCGCGGCTACAACGAGGACCGCTTCTGGGGCAAGAACATGTTTCTTGGCTCGGTCGAGTACCGCGCTCCCCTGGCCAACGCCCTCACCGGCGTGTTGTTCGCCGACATAGGCGATGCCTGGGGCGGAGCCTATGAGAACGTTAGGTTCCAGGGGTTCGCGCAGCACGCAGGCTTCAGCCCGTCGCTAGGCCTGGGACTCGGGCTCCGTGTGGTCACCCCGATCGGTCCCATCCGCATCGATCAGGGCTTCGGCCGCGAGGGCGCCAAGACGCACTTCAGCATCGGCCACGTGTTCTGA
- a CDS encoding sigma-70 family RNA polymerase sigma factor: MPDLPPGDAHANRSFDALVAAYEKKIFNLVYRFLGDHEEAADITQETFISAYRAYRGFRGESQVYTWLYQIAVNHCRNRLRQRGRTRSLHMQSLDEPPAWDEGGPTSGREIADLSQAPHTVLEAKETRARILAAVETLPPEYREVVVLREMNGLAYNDIAATTGLTIDNVKTRLSRARAMLRRKLGPDL, translated from the coding sequence ATGCCTGATCTTCCGCCCGGCGACGCGCACGCCAACAGGAGCTTCGATGCTCTGGTCGCCGCGTATGAGAAGAAGATCTTCAACCTCGTGTACAGGTTCCTCGGCGATCACGAAGAGGCCGCTGACATCACGCAGGAGACCTTCATCAGCGCCTACCGGGCGTATCGCGGGTTTCGCGGCGAGTCGCAGGTCTACACCTGGCTCTACCAGATCGCCGTGAACCACTGTCGCAACCGGCTTCGGCAGCGAGGGCGCACGCGATCCCTCCACATGCAGTCCCTGGACGAGCCGCCGGCCTGGGACGAGGGCGGCCCGACCTCCGGCCGCGAGATCGCCGACCTCAGCCAGGCGCCCCACACGGTACTCGAGGCGAAGGAGACCCGCGCCCGCATCCTCGCGGCCGTGGAGACGCTGCCGCCCGAGTACCGCGAGGTTGTCGTCCTGCGCGAGATGAACGGGCTCGCCTACAACGACATCGCGGCCACCACCGGCCTTACCATCGACAACGTGAAGACGCGGTTGTCGCGCGCTCGCGCGATGCTCCGTCGCAAGCTAGGCCCCGACCTCTAG
- a CDS encoding translocation/assembly module TamB domain-containing protein — translation MRSLRRLLTLLVFTIPLVAIAMFGYFAVRRYLTRASQGIGPLLAQAATAALGHEVRIGSARVRGGHLVLADVAVAAGRTLAESGPIATARRVEVDLDLVNLLLERDQAVPIFGAARAEGLWAHVARDAAGRWNFADLIRPPRKPEGRPIVGRLTLADSTIVYNDAAAPHGRGRTPRPLHMTLTGVAGHIDTYRDRGLSWHVNMGSASRLFDSMEAQGTYDTQARAIALTVWATNVALASAVPRFLPADLDVTAGRASGRLTVLTRPDAQGLAAVGLWGEAAVRDASLASTRLARPLRQINATFTLVGDTLAGQAAGTLAGATVVVDGRAIGLTRTRVDARVRVAAPAIAPLIAAAGMTTRARELGLEGVRGSLTARGTVRGTLTDPAFQLAGRVSASGSARGARTGAEPGDFRVAAAGTLAHPRVAVAGTLPLVRFRDYRVTAIRLSGEYAERRAALDVRASIAGGAINARVDVALGPGPIRYSAAARLRGVRLARIPDLVTRLPRNAKVAGIASVDVDAQGTTGSTLPSGRMTVRVSSLNLNDMAFDGLSASLSSDGRVVRVEPLLLRAGSAVAIARGTIDVAARTLALRGTARGIHLADLPIKLDAAPDQPLTGVLFVRRFEARGPWSRPRITARAQTFGAGLGKFQVDVATIAITGTTEALSVQADAQRLPATLELTGMVRRPLSGQASVALSGSFEHLEVQDAARMAGNEATVTGTASGQIEVTGTLPNVRIAADPIQVDRPGFGDVILDRMTAVVTYALADHTLRVRDLIARLDQATLTGTASLERSGGLHASFEANDVPLSLLENPYTHLTGTAAAHGTLDGTLAEGKVAGLSGTIVVSVSDLTVAEEPLGDMRARVEVNDGRWRAAAATPDEPPIRIGTDQRYVALDEALYDQERNAVSVEGRVRNFSLDVLQQIAVRSPALAGRPDSIVTQWLSPAINPLSGSLDARFGVSGLATEPRASFEWQAVDMEVGGQPIRRFRGSVKADAGRIALEEATLEAEDLSIGASGTLVVDESLRGEVQVNNLTMDLLRRWFPGRAILARIGGTVDNAVVRAVGGTPSSPDLTVTAELRNVAIRAGEVASPTAPPAVQFDAVRLAAGIAGNRLYVEDLAVGLSKPPAPGETGPPERYEAHASGETRFAWGPPYVADDAPIRLEAHLPEQSLDLFNALLPGIDIDLDGRIRADMAYQGTLAELRRADQEIASGAAPPNVTGTVVVTANRIRYDRMSTVLDDVDATLELAGDRLRIGRNPLTGKEFSARVDVIDPRTGAAVVKGSPLVVRGSLPLRPGVAGGEPLTITAQRIVFAEAPLPVFGTGRAVGELAGAAEAEPGLALTVTGDVARPHIAGDIRVRRTDFKMPEVVAEAVGGPVALPVLPSFDLAIRLGERVRVSAAMMTVSVSSAEGAPVEIGGTIESPSINGTLTVDGGTLAFPTARFTIASGGTVTVRYPAYTEVHLTDPTLAILVNVTAQTRLTATSVNGVRKRYTITVEAQGPINSEAPVSILGSDDTPGAGAGRGLRLTFRSDPPDLALTSAGLQRRVTGLLGGQAAIESLFSRQGNVGRALAEQFTEILSAGLLPGLLDQLGIGRALGFSEFALEYNTFEQFTLRVSRPLFGPFEVTYWRRLSGARLAGSSVPAAWELKLSYRVRSHIQLSYTIDDQRTNEYRVEGVFRF, via the coding sequence ATGCGGTCCCTGCGCCGGCTCCTCACCCTCCTCGTCTTCACTATCCCGCTCGTCGCCATCGCCATGTTCGGCTACTTCGCGGTGCGACGCTATCTCACGCGCGCGAGCCAGGGAATCGGTCCGCTGCTGGCCCAGGCCGCGACGGCCGCGCTTGGCCACGAGGTGCGCATCGGCTCCGCGCGCGTACGGGGCGGCCACTTGGTGCTGGCAGACGTCGCCGTGGCCGCCGGGCGCACCCTTGCCGAGAGCGGCCCCATCGCAACTGCCCGGCGCGTGGAGGTCGACCTAGACCTGGTGAACCTGCTGCTCGAGCGCGACCAGGCGGTGCCCATCTTCGGCGCCGCGCGCGCCGAAGGCCTGTGGGCCCACGTGGCCCGTGACGCCGCGGGCCGCTGGAACTTCGCCGACCTTATCCGGCCGCCGAGGAAGCCGGAGGGTCGCCCCATCGTCGGACGCCTCACCCTCGCCGACTCCACCATCGTGTACAACGATGCGGCCGCCCCACACGGCCGCGGCAGGACGCCTCGCCCCCTCCACATGACGCTGACCGGCGTGGCGGGCCACATCGACACCTACCGAGACCGCGGCCTCAGTTGGCACGTGAACATGGGCAGCGCGAGCCGCCTTTTCGATTCGATGGAGGCGCAGGGCACCTACGACACCCAGGCTCGAGCCATCGCCCTGACCGTCTGGGCGACGAACGTCGCGCTGGCCAGCGCCGTGCCGCGTTTCCTTCCCGCCGATCTGGACGTGACCGCTGGGCGCGCCTCCGGACGCCTGACCGTGCTGACACGGCCCGACGCGCAGGGTCTCGCCGCCGTCGGCCTCTGGGGCGAGGCGGCCGTCCGGGACGCGTCGCTCGCCTCGACGCGGCTGGCGCGCCCGCTCCGACAGATCAACGCAACCTTCACGCTGGTCGGCGATACGCTGGCCGGGCAGGCGGCCGGAACGCTCGCTGGCGCCACCGTCGTGGTGGATGGGCGCGCTATCGGCCTGACGAGGACGCGCGTCGACGCGCGCGTGCGCGTGGCGGCGCCCGCCATCGCGCCGCTCATCGCTGCCGCCGGCATGACCACGCGGGCGCGCGAGTTGGGGCTGGAGGGCGTGCGAGGCAGCCTGACGGCGCGCGGCACGGTGCGCGGCACGCTCACGGACCCGGCGTTCCAGCTCGCGGGCCGCGTCTCCGCCTCCGGCTCGGCGCGCGGCGCGCGGACCGGCGCCGAGCCCGGCGACTTCCGGGTCGCGGCCGCCGGCACCCTGGCGCACCCGCGCGTGGCCGTCGCGGGGACGCTGCCCCTGGTGCGCTTCCGCGACTACCGCGTCACCGCCATCCGCCTATCGGGCGAGTACGCCGAGCGGCGCGCGGCCCTCGACGTCCGGGCAAGCATCGCCGGGGGCGCCATCAACGCCCGCGTGGACGTCGCGCTCGGGCCGGGCCCCATCCGCTACAGCGCCGCGGCGCGCCTGCGCGGCGTGCGCCTGGCGCGGATCCCCGACCTCGTCACGCGGCTCCCCCGAAACGCGAAGGTGGCCGGCATCGCCAGCGTCGACGTGGACGCCCAGGGCACCACCGGGTCCACGTTGCCTTCCGGGCGCATGACTGTACGAGTTTCATCGCTAAACCTGAACGATATGGCGTTCGACGGGCTGTCGGCGTCTCTATCGTCCGACGGGCGCGTGGTGCGCGTTGAGCCCCTGCTCCTGCGCGCCGGGTCAGCCGTGGCGATCGCCCGGGGCACCATCGACGTCGCCGCCCGCACACTGGCACTGCGTGGCACGGCGCGCGGCATCCACCTGGCAGACCTTCCGATCAAGCTTGACGCCGCTCCCGATCAGCCACTGACCGGGGTCCTGTTCGTGCGCCGGTTCGAGGCGCGTGGGCCCTGGTCGCGGCCCCGGATCACGGCGCGGGCGCAGACGTTCGGCGCCGGGCTGGGCAAGTTCCAGGTGGACGTGGCCACGATCGCGATCACTGGCACGACGGAGGCGCTCTCGGTGCAAGCCGACGCGCAGAGGCTGCCCGCCACCCTGGAGCTCACTGGCATGGTTCGGCGGCCGCTCTCCGGCCAGGCCAGCGTGGCGCTCAGCGGCAGCTTCGAGCATCTGGAGGTTCAGGATGCCGCGCGGATGGCCGGCAACGAGGCGACCGTCACCGGCACCGCCAGCGGCCAGATCGAGGTGACCGGCACGCTACCCAACGTCCGCATCGCGGCCGATCCGATCCAGGTCGATCGGCCAGGGTTCGGCGACGTTATCCTCGACCGCATGACCGCGGTGGTCACTTACGCGCTGGCCGACCACACCTTGCGCGTGCGCGACCTGATCGCCAGGCTCGACCAGGCCACCCTCACCGGCACGGCGTCGCTCGAGCGGTCCGGCGGGCTGCACGCCTCCTTCGAGGCCAACGACGTTCCGCTCAGCCTGCTGGAGAACCCCTACACCCACCTGACCGGAACGGCCGCGGCGCACGGCACACTGGACGGTACGCTGGCGGAGGGGAAGGTCGCCGGGCTCTCGGGAACCATTGTTGTCTCGGTAAGCGACCTGACCGTGGCCGAGGAGCCCCTTGGCGACATGCGAGCCCGCGTCGAGGTGAACGATGGGCGCTGGCGCGCGGCCGCGGCCACGCCGGACGAGCCGCCCATACGCATCGGCACCGACCAGCGCTACGTCGCGCTGGACGAAGCGCTCTACGACCAGGAGAGAAACGCCGTGAGCGTGGAGGGACGCGTTCGCAACTTCTCGCTCGACGTGCTGCAGCAGATCGCGGTGCGCAGTCCCGCCCTCGCGGGTCGGCCCGACTCCATCGTCACCCAGTGGCTCAGCCCGGCCATCAACCCGTTGAGTGGCTCGCTAGACGCGCGGTTTGGGGTTTCGGGCCTCGCCACAGAGCCGCGCGCCTCCTTCGAGTGGCAGGCCGTCGACATGGAGGTGGGAGGCCAGCCGATCCGAAGGTTTCGCGGCAGCGTGAAAGCCGACGCCGGCCGCATCGCGCTCGAGGAGGCCACGCTGGAGGCGGAAGACCTCTCTATCGGCGCCAGCGGCACGCTCGTCGTCGATGAGAGCCTCCGGGGCGAGGTGCAGGTGAACAACCTGACGATGGACTTGCTGCGCCGGTGGTTTCCGGGGCGCGCCATCCTGGCACGAATCGGCGGCACGGTCGACAACGCCGTGGTGCGGGCGGTCGGCGGCACGCCCTCCAGTCCCGACCTGACGGTCACTGCCGAGTTGCGCAACGTCGCGATCCGCGCCGGCGAGGTCGCCAGCCCCACGGCGCCGCCGGCCGTGCAGTTCGACGCGGTCCGCCTGGCGGCCGGCATCGCAGGCAACCGCCTCTATGTGGAGGATCTCGCGGTCGGGCTCTCGAAGCCGCCCGCGCCCGGGGAGACCGGCCCGCCCGAGCGCTACGAGGCCCACGCGAGCGGCGAGACGCGCTTCGCCTGGGGCCCGCCCTATGTGGCGGATGATGCGCCGATCCGCCTGGAGGCCCATCTCCCCGAGCAGAGCCTCGACCTGTTCAACGCGCTCCTGCCCGGGATCGACATCGACCTGGATGGTCGGATCCGCGCCGACATGGCCTACCAGGGCACTCTGGCGGAGTTGCGCCGCGCAGACCAGGAGATCGCGTCGGGAGCCGCTCCCCCCAACGTGACCGGCACCGTTGTCGTGACGGCGAACCGCATCCGCTACGACCGCATGTCGACCGTTCTGGATGATGTTGACGCTACGCTGGAGCTTGCGGGCGACCGGCTGCGCATCGGCCGCAACCCGCTGACGGGCAAAGAGTTTTCCGCGCGCGTCGACGTGATCGACCCGCGCACGGGGGCCGCGGTGGTCAAGGGCTCGCCGCTCGTCGTGCGCGGCTCGCTGCCGCTGCGGCCCGGTGTGGCAGGGGGCGAGCCGCTGACCATCACAGCGCAGCGGATCGTGTTCGCCGAGGCGCCTCTGCCAGTGTTCGGCACGGGGCGAGCCGTCGGCGAGTTGGCCGGCGCGGCGGAGGCCGAGCCAGGTCTCGCCCTGACGGTCACGGGTGACGTCGCCCGGCCGCACATCGCGGGCGACATCCGCGTCCGACGCACCGACTTCAAGATGCCCGAGGTCGTGGCCGAAGCCGTCGGCGGGCCGGTGGCTCTCCCCGTGCTTCCCAGCTTCGACCTGGCCATCCGCCTGGGCGAGCGGGTGCGTGTCAGCGCGGCCATGATGACGGTGTCGGTCAGCTCCGCCGAGGGCGCGCCTGTCGAGATCGGCGGCACGATCGAGAGCCCCTCGATCAACGGCACACTGACGGTCGACGGCGGCACTCTGGCGTTCCCGACCGCGCGGTTCACCATCGCGAGCGGAGGCACCGTCACCGTGCGCTACCCCGCCTACACGGAAGTGCACCTGACGGACCCGACGCTGGCCATTCTGGTGAACGTGACCGCGCAGACGCGACTGACGGCCACCTCGGTGAACGGCGTGCGCAAGCGCTACACGATCACGGTGGAGGCTCAGGGGCCGATCAACTCCGAAGCGCCTGTCTCGATCCTTGGCTCGGATGACACCCCGGGCGCGGGAGCCGGGCGGGGCCTGCGGCTGACTTTCCGCTCGGACCCGCCGGATCTGGCTCTCACCTCCGCCGGGCTGCAGCGGCGGGTGACCGGCCTGCTCGGCGGCCAGGCCGCCATCGAGAGCCTCTTCAGCCGCCAGGGCAACGTGGGGCGCGCGCTCGCCGAGCAGTTCACCGAGATCCTCTCGGCCGGTCTCCTGCCCGGCCTGCTCGATCAACTCGGGATCGGCCGCGCGCTCGGGTTCAGCGAGTTCGCGCTGGAGTACAACACGTTCGAGCAGTTCACGCTGCGCGTCTCGCGACCGCTTTTCGGGCCTTTCGAGGTAACCTACTGGCGCCGCCTTTCTGGAGCGCGACTGGCCGGCAGCTCGGTGCCGGCCGCCTGGGAGCTCAAGCTCAGCTACCGCGTGCGCAGCCACATTCAGCTCTCGTACACCATCGACGATCAACGGACGAACGAGTACCGGGTGGAAGGAGTCTTCAGGTTCTAG
- the lipA gene encoding lipoyl synthase, which produces MNRTLPEWLTKKIPDPRTVREVERMVRGASLHTVCESARCPNLGECWSKKTATFMILGDICTRACGFCAIKVGRPHAADPDEPARVAETARRMGLRHVVVTSVARDEMPDEGSGQFAATIRALREVMPGVIVEVLTPDFKGKRWCIRAVTDAQPDIFNHNIETIERLSPEVRPQARYQRSLDVLRAAKALDRRIFTKSGMMLGLGETFDEVVHALRDLRAAEVDTVTIGQYLRPTMSHLPVKEYVRPEVFTELERVGMEMGFLFVAAGPFTRSSYNAIEFSRRILSDRLAATAALA; this is translated from the coding sequence GTGAACCGAACGCTCCCCGAGTGGCTCACCAAGAAGATCCCCGATCCGCGGACCGTCCGCGAGGTCGAGCGCATGGTGCGCGGGGCCAGCCTCCACACGGTCTGCGAGAGTGCCCGCTGCCCCAACCTCGGCGAGTGCTGGTCGAAGAAGACCGCCACGTTCATGATCCTCGGCGACATCTGCACCCGCGCCTGTGGCTTCTGCGCCATCAAGGTCGGTCGGCCGCACGCGGCGGATCCCGACGAGCCCGCACGGGTGGCCGAGACGGCGCGGCGCATGGGGCTGCGCCACGTCGTTGTCACCTCCGTAGCCCGCGACGAGATGCCCGACGAGGGCTCCGGCCAGTTCGCCGCAACCATCCGGGCGCTGCGCGAGGTCATGCCCGGGGTGATCGTGGAGGTGCTGACGCCGGACTTCAAGGGCAAGCGCTGGTGCATTCGGGCGGTCACCGACGCGCAACCCGACATCTTCAACCACAACATCGAGACCATCGAGCGGCTCTCGCCCGAGGTGCGCCCTCAGGCCCGCTACCAGCGCTCGCTCGATGTTCTGCGGGCGGCCAAGGCCCTGGACCGGCGCATCTTCACCAAATCCGGCATGATGCTCGGCCTGGGTGAGACCTTCGACGAGGTCGTGCACGCCTTGCGCGACCTGCGAGCCGCCGAGGTCGACACGGTCACCATCGGCCAGTATCTGCGCCCGACGATGAGCCACCTGCCCGTGAAGGAGTACGTGCGGCCCGAGGTCTTCACCGAACTGGAGCGCGTCGGCATGGAGATGGGCTTCCTCTTCGTGGCGGCCGGCCCCTTCACGCGCAGCAGCTACAACGCCATCGAGTTCTCAAGGCGCATCCTGAGCGACCGGCTGGCAGCGACGGCCGCGCTCGCCTGA
- a CDS encoding Gfo/Idh/MocA family oxidoreductase, with translation MPVRVAFVGAGGIANAHMRALSQIEDARMVAFCDIDQARASAAAGTYGGKPYAELGAMLDAERPDAAYVCLPPHAHVGQEEELARRGIPFFVEKPIANTLERATTILEAVRMADLVTSVGYHWRYMACTRMARERLEGKTIGMALGYWLGGMPGVHWWRRMDMSAGQMVEQTTHIVDLARYLCGEIVEVYAAMTTRALADVEDFTVTDVGTMTAKFASGALGSFSNTCLLKGFGYTVGLHVVTPDIVVEVESSRCRALTAAGEEVAPPDGNPTVEEDRAFVRAVATGDRAGILSPYEDALRTLAVTLAANRSARNGRPERP, from the coding sequence ATGCCGGTCCGTGTCGCCTTCGTCGGGGCGGGTGGCATCGCCAACGCCCACATGCGCGCGCTCAGCCAGATCGAGGACGCCAGGATGGTCGCCTTCTGCGACATCGACCAGGCTCGCGCCAGCGCCGCCGCCGGGACCTACGGCGGCAAGCCCTACGCCGAGCTCGGCGCGATGCTGGACGCCGAGCGGCCGGACGCCGCCTACGTCTGCCTGCCGCCGCACGCGCACGTCGGGCAGGAGGAGGAGCTTGCCCGCCGAGGCATCCCCTTCTTCGTCGAGAAGCCCATCGCCAACACGCTCGAGCGCGCCACGACGATCCTGGAGGCCGTGCGCATGGCCGACCTCGTCACGTCGGTCGGCTACCACTGGCGCTACATGGCCTGCACACGCATGGCGCGCGAGCGCCTGGAGGGCAAGACCATCGGCATGGCCCTCGGCTACTGGTTGGGCGGCATGCCGGGCGTGCACTGGTGGCGCCGGATGGACATGTCCGCCGGACAGATGGTCGAGCAGACCACACACATCGTTGACCTTGCCCGCTACCTCTGCGGCGAGATCGTGGAGGTCTACGCGGCGATGACGACGCGTGCATTGGCGGACGTGGAGGACTTCACGGTGACCGACGTCGGCACGATGACCGCGAAGTTCGCCAGCGGAGCCCTCGGCTCGTTCTCCAACACCTGCCTGCTCAAGGGATTCGGCTACACCGTGGGCCTGCACGTCGTCACGCCGGACATCGTGGTGGAGGTGGAGAGCTCCCGGTGCCGCGCGCTCACGGCGGCGGGCGAGGAGGTGGCGCCGCCTGACGGCAATCCCACCGTCGAGGAGGATCGCGCCTTCGTGCGCGCGGTGGCCACCGGGGACCGCGCGGGCATCCTCTCTCCCTACGAGGACGCGCTGCGCACGCTGGCGGTCACGCTGGCCGCGAACCGCTCGGCGCGCAACGGCCGGCCGGAGCGCCCGTAG